The following coding sequences are from one Rathayibacter sp. SW19 window:
- a CDS encoding peptidase, producing the protein MINWISFFVVAFAAIFSACIVVVLFSLGLRLLSTAGKTPLAIPAEFTDAITIVTPAEAAAEAKRIRKAAKRNPLSRAQQRLVLIGAYSCFTLCGAAVLFGIYLIIPALHH; encoded by the coding sequence ATGATCAACTGGATCTCGTTCTTCGTCGTCGCGTTCGCGGCTATCTTCTCAGCGTGCATCGTCGTTGTGCTGTTCTCGCTCGGACTGCGCCTGTTGAGCACGGCGGGCAAGACGCCACTCGCGATTCCGGCCGAGTTCACAGACGCCATCACGATCGTCACGCCCGCGGAGGCGGCGGCTGAGGCCAAGCGCATCCGCAAGGCCGCCAAGCGCAACCCACTGAGCCGTGCGCAACAACGGTTGGTGCTCATTGGCGCATACAGCTGCTTCACCTTGTGCGGTGCCGCAGTACTGTTCGGCATCTATCTGATCATCCCGGCATTGCACCACTGA
- a CDS encoding aldehyde dehydrogenase family protein has product MAAMTQGDVAGIVAGLRDRFDAGATKPVAWRIGQLRAMRAMLTTHSSAFEAALAADLGKNATESFLVEIGFVIGEIDHTLKHLRRWLRPRRVGVPGAVLPARASIVREPLGVVLVIAPWNYPVQLMLTPVVGALAAGNAVVLKPSELAPATSAAIAELVPKYLDARAVAVVEGAVDETTQLLAERFDHIFYTGNARVGRIVMTAAAKNLTPVTLELGGKSPVYVDDSVDLAAAAARIAWGKFMNAGQTCVAPDYLLAAADVAARLEPLLTSAIADLYGADPRGSADYGRIVNGAQFDRLGTLLGEGRRVVAGASDAATRYLGPTVLADVARDSAVMQQEIFGPILPIITVRGLDDALAFIRGGDKPLSLYVFSSSDRVRRRFITETSSGAIGFGIPAAHLVVPGLPFGGVGASGMGAYHGERSVATFSHEKAVLSKPLAPDTMRLVYPPYTQKKDNFIRGLLRKLG; this is encoded by the coding sequence ATTGCAGCCATGACTCAGGGTGATGTCGCCGGTATCGTCGCCGGCCTCCGCGATCGTTTCGATGCTGGTGCGACCAAGCCGGTCGCCTGGCGGATAGGGCAGTTGCGGGCCATGCGGGCGATGCTGACCACACACAGTTCGGCGTTCGAGGCCGCGCTGGCCGCAGACCTCGGCAAGAACGCGACCGAGTCCTTTCTGGTGGAGATCGGTTTTGTGATCGGGGAGATCGACCACACCCTGAAACACTTGCGCCGGTGGTTGCGGCCGCGTCGCGTGGGCGTGCCCGGCGCGGTGCTTCCAGCTCGGGCGTCGATCGTACGCGAGCCGCTCGGCGTTGTCCTCGTAATCGCCCCGTGGAACTATCCCGTTCAGTTGATGCTCACTCCGGTTGTCGGTGCGCTCGCAGCCGGCAACGCGGTCGTGTTGAAGCCGAGTGAACTCGCGCCGGCGACGTCGGCGGCGATTGCAGAACTGGTGCCCAAGTACCTGGACGCACGCGCGGTTGCAGTCGTTGAAGGAGCCGTCGACGAGACGACGCAGTTACTTGCGGAACGCTTCGACCACATCTTCTACACCGGAAACGCCCGCGTCGGTCGCATCGTGATGACCGCGGCCGCGAAGAACCTCACACCGGTGACACTCGAACTCGGCGGAAAGTCGCCAGTTTACGTTGACGACAGCGTCGATTTGGCCGCGGCCGCCGCTCGCATCGCCTGGGGCAAATTCATGAACGCCGGGCAGACCTGTGTGGCACCGGACTACCTCCTTGCCGCCGCGGATGTTGCGGCACGGCTCGAACCGCTTCTCACGAGCGCGATCGCCGACCTATACGGTGCCGATCCGCGGGGGAGCGCCGACTACGGTCGCATTGTCAACGGCGCACAGTTCGATCGTTTGGGCACGTTGCTTGGAGAGGGACGCCGGGTTGTCGCAGGCGCGTCGGATGCTGCCACGCGCTACCTTGGGCCGACCGTGCTTGCGGATGTCGCGCGCGATTCAGCGGTCATGCAGCAGGAGATCTTCGGGCCGATTCTGCCGATCATCACGGTGCGCGGACTGGATGATGCGCTTGCGTTCATCCGTGGCGGCGACAAACCGTTGTCTCTCTACGTTTTCAGCTCGTCGGATCGGGTGCGCAGGCGGTTCATCACAGAAACCAGTTCCGGCGCGATCGGATTCGGCATTCCGGCGGCGCACTTGGTCGTTCCGGGCCTGCCGTTCGGAGGCGTCGGTGCCAGCGGAATGGGTGCCTACCATGGCGAGCGATCGGTCGCAACGTTCAGCCACGAGAAGGCGGTTCTGTCCAAGCCGCTCGCTCCGGACACCATGCGCTTGGTCTACCCGCCGTACACCCAGAAGAAGGACAACTTCATTCGCGGGTTGCTGCGCAAGCTGGGCTGA
- a CDS encoding aspartate ammonia-lyase — translation MPDAATAESVRVETDSLGPREIPAEAYWGVHTSRAVENFPIAKRPISVYPEFIVAFASVKQAAARANAKIGVLEQHKADLIDQACQEIIDGKLHDQFVVGVIQGGAGTSTNMNVNEVIANRALELGGHAKGEYQFMHPIDDVNRSQSTNDTYPTALKIALAFSLNRMLEQLWLLHDAFVRKSVEFAHVLKVGRTQLQDAVPMTLGQEFHGFATTVAEDHARLKETIWLLSEINLGATAIGTGITADPSYAATVVDQLNQITGLNLETAPDLIESTSDAGAFMSFSAALKRSAIKLSKICNDLRLLSSGPQAGFGEINLPAMQAGSSIMPGKVNPVIPEVVNQVAFSVAGSDVTVTMAAEAGQLQLNAFEPVIAHSLLQSITWMSQSFMTLRVNCIDGITANEERLETMVGSSVGVITALTPYIGYVAAAALAKTALLTNHNVADLVVEAKLMSREEVTRLLSPARLSGLETTTMAIPVIEVEAE, via the coding sequence ATTCCGGATGCGGCAACTGCAGAATCCGTACGAGTCGAGACTGACTCTCTTGGGCCGCGAGAGATACCCGCAGAGGCATATTGGGGTGTGCACACCTCGCGCGCTGTGGAGAATTTTCCGATCGCCAAACGGCCGATCTCGGTGTATCCCGAGTTCATCGTCGCCTTTGCCAGTGTCAAGCAGGCCGCTGCCCGGGCGAATGCGAAGATCGGCGTGCTGGAGCAGCACAAGGCCGACCTGATCGATCAGGCGTGCCAGGAGATCATCGATGGCAAGCTGCATGATCAGTTCGTGGTCGGTGTGATTCAGGGAGGCGCCGGCACCTCGACAAATATGAACGTGAACGAGGTGATTGCCAACCGGGCGTTGGAGTTGGGCGGGCACGCCAAGGGTGAGTATCAATTCATGCATCCGATCGATGACGTGAACCGGTCTCAGAGCACGAATGACACCTATCCGACCGCGCTGAAGATCGCTCTGGCGTTCTCGTTGAATCGGATGCTGGAGCAGTTGTGGTTGTTGCATGACGCTTTTGTGCGCAAGTCCGTCGAGTTCGCGCACGTATTGAAGGTCGGGCGCACGCAGTTACAGGATGCGGTGCCGATGACCCTGGGGCAGGAGTTCCACGGGTTCGCCACGACGGTGGCAGAGGATCACGCCCGGTTGAAGGAGACCATCTGGCTGTTGTCGGAGATCAACCTCGGTGCGACGGCGATCGGCACTGGCATCACGGCCGACCCGAGCTATGCGGCCACGGTCGTCGATCAGTTGAATCAGATCACGGGTCTGAATTTGGAGACGGCCCCTGACCTGATCGAATCGACCAGTGACGCCGGCGCGTTCATGTCGTTCAGTGCTGCGCTGAAGCGCAGCGCGATCAAGCTGTCGAAGATCTGCAACGACCTGCGGTTGCTCTCCAGCGGGCCCCAGGCCGGTTTCGGGGAGATCAACCTGCCGGCGATGCAGGCCGGTTCCAGCATCATGCCGGGCAAGGTGAATCCGGTGATCCCGGAGGTCGTCAATCAGGTCGCGTTCTCCGTTGCGGGATCGGATGTGACGGTGACGATGGCGGCCGAGGCGGGCCAGTTGCAGTTGAACGCGTTCGAACCGGTCATCGCGCACTCGCTGCTGCAGTCGATCACCTGGATGTCGCAGTCGTTCATGACGTTGCGGGTGAACTGCATCGACGGCATCACCGCGAACGAGGAACGCCTGGAGACGATGGTGGGTTCCTCAGTCGGGGTGATCACGGCGTTGACTCCGTATATCGGTTACGTGGCCGCTGCCGCGCTGGCCAAGACCGCGTTGCTGACCAACCACAACGTCGCCGACCTCGTCGTGGAAGCGAAGTTGATGAGTCGCGAAGAAGTCACCAGGCTGCTCTCTCCCGCGCGGCTGAGCGGACTGGAGACAACCACGATGGCCATCCCCGTCATCGAGGTCGAAGCGGAGTAG